DNA sequence from the Methanolobus sp. ZRKC5 genome:
AAAGAATAAGTGTGAAAAGAGTCCCTTGCGAAAGAGTGTATGCAGTGACAAAAGAAATATTTAAAACCAGAAAGGTTCTTGTTACAACTGTAGAAAGAGTGAATGCAAAAATGTTGATGACAGCTTTTTGTTTTAATCTGCATCAATTGAGGACACTAAAAACCAAAGGAGTAATTTAGGATAGCGGAAGCTATACTAAAAATAAGGATTAATGAAGAGAAATAAACAAAATGATAAAAAATGAGAGGATATAATTGAGTTTGAATACTTTAATGATCTAAAATGAGGGAATATCGAAATCCTCTTGAATTTAAGTTTAAATTCAAATTTAAATTAATCATAAATATCATCTACTCTATATATATGATAAGATATCATTTATCAGTCAGAAGTGAAAATTACCAGTTGGGAGAGTTAAAGTGGATATAGAGCAATTCATACCAAGTATCATTTCACTGATCGTAACAATTTCACTTGTCCTGCTATTTGATTTCCTGTTCAGGAAAAGAAAGTTATTTTCAAGGGAAAAAGTGATACAGCAACTTATTTTTGTTGTAATTCTAGTCATTGGAATGCTATTCATTATTTTCACCCTTCCGATTTCTGTTGAAGACAAGAATCTGATACTTACCTTTTTAGGACTGGTAATCGGTGCCATAATCACATTTTCATCCACCACTTTTGTGACAAACGCCATGGCCGGCATTATGCTCAGGCTTATAAATCCTTTTAGAGTAGGGGACTATATTAAAATCGATGATACTTTTGGAAGAGTTACCGAAATGTACTTCCTGCACACTCAAGTGCAGTCCATGGACAGGGACCTTATAACAATCCCAAATGCAAAACTTGTTTCCAACCCCCTGAAAACCATTAGATCATCAGGGACTATTATCACTACCAGCGTATCATTGGGATACAATATACCCCGAAAGGACATAGAAAAGGACCTCTTAAAAGCAGCTGAGATAACAGGTCTTGAAAATTCATTTGTCCACATTGAAAAGCTTGGGGATTTTTCAATAACATATAAAGTTGGAGGACTGCTTAAGGATATCGAGGGCCTCATTACAGCAAGGTCTGACTTTAAAAAGAACGTCATGGATACACTACATGATTCTGAAATAGAGATCGTTTCTCCCACTTACATGAACCAGAGAGTATTCAGCGAAGACTATGTGTGCCTACCACCAAAGGAAACAAAGACTAAAGCAATTAAGATCGACTCTGAGCTTGAAATTGTGCCTGAGTTCAAAACAGAGGAAATAATCTTTGATAAGGCCATCACAGCACAAATGCTTGACAGAATATACATTACTTCAGAAAACCTGGCTCCGCGCAGAAAGGACATGGAAGAAAAACTCAAGCAAATTAATGACGAGAACGCCAGGAATGATATAAAAGAGCAACTTACTCTGTTAGCTCTAAAAGAAGAAGGCATTAAAACTCTTGTACAGGAGCTAAAAACCCTTCCGGACATCACTGCCATGAGTGATGAAAACAAGGATGTGGACGTGGAAGGCATGCTAAATACGGAAAAAGATGTAGTTGAACTTGCCGACCTTCACAGCAATGTGGAAAAAATGATCGAGAACATACTGAAAAAACAGCAATAATAAGATTTTTCTATATTATTGCCATTGGAGAACATAATGATAATTGGCGTACTTGGTCCTAAAGGAACCTATACCGAAAAAGCTGCAAAACAGTGGATACAAGAGAACAGTAGCAATGAAGAGCATATTCTGGAATATTGTGCAGATATACAGGATGTATTCATTCTTCTGGAAAGCGAAGCATGTGATATCGGAGTAGTGCCTCTGGAAAATTCTATTGAAGGTTCCGTAGGAGTTACACTTGACCTGCTTCTTGAGCATGGTGTACATATTATTGGTGAGGCGATAGTCACTATAGAACACTGCCTGCTGTCCAGAGGTAAAAAAGAAGATATCAGGATTATACTTTCACATCCACAGGGTCTGGGACAATGTCGCCAATTTTTGAAAGATCAATTTCCTGCCGTTGAGCTGAGAACCACAGGAAGTACATCTCATGCAGCAAAACTTGCCACTGAATTTGAAGAGATGGCAGCTATTGCATCACCTGAAACTGCTGACATGTATGACCTTAATATTGTCATGCCAAATATTCAGGACAGGAAGCACAATCATACCCGTTTTGTAATAATTACGACAAATAATGTTCCTGAAAATGTTAAAAAATATTCAGATGAACAAAAGCAAGATGGCCTGTATAAAACATCTATAATAGTCTATCTTGACCGTGACCGCCCGGGTGCTCTTTATGCCATACTGGGTGAATTTGCCAGGTACGATATCAATTTGACAAGGATTGAATCGAGACCTTCTAAAAAAGTACTTGGTGACTATGTTTTCTATATTGATTTTGAGGGAAATATAAACGATACTATTATAAAACATGCAATGTTTAATATAAAGTCCAACGTAGCAATGTTAAAAATACTTGGATCATATCCTAAATTTGATTCTTATTGTGAATCCAATTAGATGAACAAATAATCATTATCTACTGAATAAAATAAACGGTGCCACCATGGATATCAGGGATTTCGTAAAAAAACAGGAAGCTGCCCTAAAAAAATACCGCAGGGCCTATAAGCTAATAGATTTCCTGACAATTTCACTGGTGCTTTTTACCCTGCTGTTCCTGTTAAGTATGGATAAAGCATTTGCCATGATGAGTACTTTTGAAGTAAGGGCAGGAACAAGTTACGATTTCGCAGGTATAAGCATTGCATTTGAAACTGTCGCACTGGCATTTATTTCCGCATTTCTGGCTTTGATATTGACCTTCCTGATACACAGACGTGATGACAGGACCGGTATTTTACTAGTAGTAGAAGAAAAGTATCCAAACCTGCAGGAAAAACTACGTACTGCATACGATAACAGGGATACTGACAACATAATAGTGAAGGACCTGTTAAATATAGTATCCTCAGGCATTTCAAAAGTTCAGTCTTCAGCTTTTCTAAGAAGAAGACGGCTTACACTAGGCTTGGTGCTGATACTTATCTCTGCTTCAACACTTGGTATCATCATGTCGAATGACATTCGTACAGGTGTTGGTCCGGATGATTTTGAAAAACTTCTGGAAGATGCGGGGCTTCTGCCAGATGATGACAACACACCTGACGACCTTTATGATATCGACGACCAGACCAGTGACACTGGTGATTCTGGTAATGAAAACCTGACCGGAGAGACTGCAATCATTGTTGTAGAGGGAACTGAAGTCGACCTGACACTTCCACCTGGAACAGGAACAGGTTTCTCAAACCAGCAAGAAGCAGAAGAAGCTGATGAGGACTTTGACCAGTCATCACCCTACGAAATAAGCATCATTTCATCCCAGGCATATTATGAAGAGCTTCCTGAAGGATATGAAAGTGTTATCAAATCTTATTTTGAAGAGATGGCTAAAAACTGAACATTACATTTATAATTTACATTCATAGGACAAAGACAAAGGAGATAATAAATGGCAAGCGACCTGAATTCAAGTGACCTGTCGCAAACATACAAAATGGCCGGCGATATGTTTGCAACGCTTTTCAACGAGGTTGGAAAGGTAGTTGTCGGCCAGCATGCTTCAGTGGAACAGATCATAATTTCAATATTATGCAACGGGCATGCACTGATAGAAAGTAACCCAGGTCTTGGAAAAACACTGACAATTTCAACCATTTCAAAATCAATGGATCTGAATTTCAGCAGGATACAGTGTACACCAGATCTGATGCCTGCTGATATCACTGGAACGCATATCATCGAAGAAACAGATGGACACAAAGAATTCAAGTTTGAGCCAGGACCGATCTTTGCCAATATTGTACTTGCTGATGAGATCAATCGTGCATCTCCAAAGACACAGTCCGCATTGCTTGAGGCAATGCAGGAGAAGCAAATAACCGTTGGTAATGATACATTCATTCTTGAACAGCCTTTTTTCATATTGGCAACCCAGAACCCTATTGAAATGGAAGGAACCTTCCCTCTACCGGAAGCACAACTTGACAGATTCCTGCTTAAGATCCTTGTGGATTATCCGAACTACGAAGATGAGATAGAGATCGTTAACCGGTACACAAAGTCCATCATGCCCACCGTTGGCAAAGTGGTAAATAAGAATACACTTCTTGACCTGCAAAAACTGACAAGAGATGTACCAATTGCAGATGATATAAAAAGCAGGGCCATTAAGATCGTCATATCGACACGTATCAAAAGCGAGTTCATCGAATATGGTGCATCCCCCAGGGCTTCAATAGGAATTATACTTGCAGCAAAAGCAAGGGCTTTGATACAGGGACGCAATTATGTCAGTGCAGAAGATATTGATGCCATGGCATACCCGGTACTCAGGCACAGGATAATTCTAACCTTTGAAGCAGAAAGAAGAGGAAT
Encoded proteins:
- a CDS encoding mechanosensitive ion channel domain-containing protein, whose protein sequence is MDIEQFIPSIISLIVTISLVLLFDFLFRKRKLFSREKVIQQLIFVVILVIGMLFIIFTLPISVEDKNLILTFLGLVIGAIITFSSTTFVTNAMAGIMLRLINPFRVGDYIKIDDTFGRVTEMYFLHTQVQSMDRDLITIPNAKLVSNPLKTIRSSGTIITTSVSLGYNIPRKDIEKDLLKAAEITGLENSFVHIEKLGDFSITYKVGGLLKDIEGLITARSDFKKNVMDTLHDSEIEIVSPTYMNQRVFSEDYVCLPPKETKTKAIKIDSELEIVPEFKTEEIIFDKAITAQMLDRIYITSENLAPRRKDMEEKLKQINDENARNDIKEQLTLLALKEEGIKTLVQELKTLPDITAMSDENKDVDVEGMLNTEKDVVELADLHSNVEKMIENILKKQQ
- a CDS encoding MoxR family ATPase → MASDLNSSDLSQTYKMAGDMFATLFNEVGKVVVGQHASVEQIIISILCNGHALIESNPGLGKTLTISTISKSMDLNFSRIQCTPDLMPADITGTHIIEETDGHKEFKFEPGPIFANIVLADEINRASPKTQSALLEAMQEKQITVGNDTFILEQPFFILATQNPIEMEGTFPLPEAQLDRFLLKILVDYPNYEDEIEIVNRYTKSIMPTVGKVVNKNTLLDLQKLTRDVPIADDIKSRAIKIVISTRIKSEFIEYGASPRASIGIILAAKARALIQGRNYVSAEDIDAMAYPVLRHRIILTFEAERRGISTDQVIKSLLEKIK
- the pheA gene encoding prephenate dehydratase; the encoded protein is MIIGVLGPKGTYTEKAAKQWIQENSSNEEHILEYCADIQDVFILLESEACDIGVVPLENSIEGSVGVTLDLLLEHGVHIIGEAIVTIEHCLLSRGKKEDIRIILSHPQGLGQCRQFLKDQFPAVELRTTGSTSHAAKLATEFEEMAAIASPETADMYDLNIVMPNIQDRKHNHTRFVIITTNNVPENVKKYSDEQKQDGLYKTSIIVYLDRDRPGALYAILGEFARYDINLTRIESRPSKKVLGDYVFYIDFEGNINDTIIKHAMFNIKSNVAMLKILGSYPKFDSYCESN